One window of Bacteroidota bacterium genomic DNA carries:
- a CDS encoding outer membrane beta-barrel protein — protein MKQIILTITGCIILSLAFAQGPSSGKIRIGGGLAYGSEIKNLGLNILGTYDITDNIRVAPNLTIFMPHKDEFIGWTYKLGLWELNLDAHYIIPVNNDMFDVYPLAGINIAFLTSKGEVTDPTLQGNPVYEFSTSDVKFGLNLGVGGEYPISEQLGVFLELRYAISDFDQFVVKTGVAYRL, from the coding sequence ATGAAACAAATCATTTTGACCATTACAGGATGTATCATCCTGAGCTTGGCTTTCGCCCAAGGGCCTTCATCCGGGAAAATCCGTATCGGAGGCGGCCTCGCCTATGGTAGTGAGATTAAAAACCTGGGATTAAATATCCTTGGAACATACGATATAACCGATAACATCCGGGTAGCTCCAAATCTGACTATTTTTATGCCCCACAAAGATGAATTCATCGGATGGACCTATAAACTCGGTCTATGGGAGCTGAACCTCGATGCTCATTATATTATTCCTGTCAATAACGACATGTTCGACGTATATCCGCTGGCTGGTATCAACATTGCTTTTCTGACATCCAAAGGCGAGGTTACGGATCCTACATTGCAGGGAAATCCAGTGTATGAATTTTCCACTTCCGATGTCAAATTCGGCCTTAACCTCGGTGTTGGCGGAGAATACCCGATATCTGAACAGCTGGGTGTATTCCTTGAACTGAGATATGCCATCAGTGATTTTGACCAATTTGTCGTAAAGACCGGAGTGGCTTACCGTTTATAA
- a CDS encoding TlpA disulfide reductase family protein, translated as MKQLQIISILFITILMGQACSLSSQNKTVTIQGSMRADTSLSDIVIEDYSKKPQIIASCPLGDDGTFKLTLNVKGLDFVKLKLSENNYMALILLPGEQVTITSTSDRIYENPVISGSQNTSLLFSLSQAVKKYDLEIDTLYKSFKALQKSQEGKDSATLIMMDNELKKLDGERKTYIRQFAETNPQSPANLYYLNRLDIKENLSTFIKVNDALYALYPDNPFVVELNYSVTAQKNIQPGMLAQDINLPDPDGKIISLSSLRGHIVLIDFWASWCGPCRRENPNVVNIYRKYHDAGFEVYGVSLDSERSGWIKAIEKDSLTWTQVSDLKRFNSVAAKAYAVRAIPFSVLIDREGKIITTALRGSDLAAKLQEIFGY; from the coding sequence ATGAAACAACTCCAGATCATCTCCATACTTTTCATCACTATTCTGATGGGACAGGCATGCTCCCTGTCATCGCAAAACAAAACCGTGACGATTCAGGGTAGTATGCGGGCAGATACTTCTTTATCTGATATTGTCATTGAAGATTATAGTAAAAAACCGCAAATCATTGCTTCGTGCCCTTTGGGGGATGATGGTACATTTAAATTGACACTGAATGTGAAGGGTTTGGACTTTGTAAAGCTCAAGCTTAGCGAAAATAATTATATGGCTCTGATATTGCTGCCGGGGGAGCAGGTGACGATCACCTCCACGTCAGACCGTATCTATGAAAATCCTGTGATATCCGGTTCACAAAACACAAGTCTGCTCTTTTCCCTTAGCCAGGCAGTTAAAAAATATGACCTGGAGATCGACACTTTGTATAAATCATTTAAAGCCTTGCAGAAGAGTCAGGAAGGAAAGGATAGTGCAACGCTGATCATGATGGATAACGAGTTGAAGAAACTTGATGGGGAAAGAAAGACCTATATAAGGCAGTTTGCTGAAACAAATCCACAATCGCCTGCCAACCTGTATTATCTCAACAGACTTGATATAAAGGAGAACCTTTCTACCTTCATTAAAGTCAACGATGCCTTGTATGCTTTATATCCTGATAATCCTTTTGTTGTCGAGCTTAATTATTCGGTAACCGCTCAAAAGAATATACAGCCGGGGATGCTTGCACAGGACATCAATCTTCCGGATCCGGATGGAAAGATCATCAGCCTGTCGTCACTTCGCGGGCACATTGTGCTTATTGATTTCTGGGCCTCATGGTGTGGACCATGCCGCAGGGAAAATCCTAATGTCGTGAATATATATCGTAAATATCACGACGCAGGTTTTGAGGTATATGGTGTTTCGCTTGACAGCGAACGTAGTGGTTGGATAAAAGCCATTGAAAAAGACAGCCTGACATGGACCCAGGTCAGCGACCTGAAACGTTTTAACTCTGTGGCCGCCAAAGCATATGCCGTGAGAGCTATTCCATTTTCCGTATTGATCGACCGCGAAGGTAAAATCATTACGACTGCTTTGAGAGGATCGGACCTGGCAGCCAAGCTTCAGGAAATCTTTGGATATTGA
- a CDS encoding HAD hydrolase-like protein, with protein MSDKPKALIWDWNGTLLDDTDICVEAMNQILTERHMGSITRQYYREVFTFPVQDYYRMLGFDFEKDAWDKVAIEFIDIYLQKLVSCSLHHNALDIVRHFHTKNYLQVVLSAMEQNALRDSIAKRGLLPYFDIVAGISNHYAAGKIDIARNLMNTIKTVPQEICLIGDSIHDHEVALALNCRCILIANGHQTYERLIKTGRVVLQELMDIKDIIR; from the coding sequence ATGTCCGATAAACCCAAGGCACTGATATGGGACTGGAATGGCACCCTGCTCGACGACACCGACATTTGTGTGGAGGCCATGAATCAAATCCTCACAGAACGTCATATGGGCAGTATCACAAGACAATATTACCGGGAGGTTTTTACATTTCCTGTCCAGGATTACTATCGTATGCTTGGCTTTGACTTTGAAAAAGATGCATGGGATAAAGTGGCCATTGAGTTCATCGATATATATCTTCAAAAACTTGTATCCTGCTCATTACATCACAATGCCTTGGATATCGTCAGACACTTCCATACAAAAAATTATTTGCAGGTTGTCCTTTCCGCGATGGAGCAAAATGCCCTCCGGGATTCCATTGCGAAAAGAGGTCTGTTACCTTATTTCGACATCGTTGCAGGCATCAGCAACCATTATGCAGCAGGTAAGATCGATATAGCCAGAAATCTGATGAATACAATAAAAACAGTGCCTCAGGAGATATGTCTTATTGGAGATTCGATACATGATCACGAAGTGGCTTTGGCCTTAAATTGCAGATGCATTCTGATCGCCAACGGGCACCAGACGTATGAACGACTGATAAAAACCGGCAGAGTGGTATTACAAGAACTTATGGATATAAAAGATATTATCAGATAG
- a CDS encoding gliding motility-associated C-terminal domain-containing protein, whose product MKKVYLLFILLTGYILTQGQTPLIDTVNIYSVDTAMFCTTDSVFVYADTGYVSYSWNTGDTTSGIWVFETDTYKVTFDSAGSVVNDSVYINLISGRIIQNDTLICYGDSITLNVKQKLPDCLIAYYPFNGNSNDESGNGYHLYPFGAVLVTDRFGHPNSAFSFNGVDSYMIGSIGLRTGSLAFALWFRAPDTSNWYPENMFPTIFDYSNGQLRTSILGLYPDFINGDKVGRISVDHYEGDGSPNNFQFETVTKPEFAEWHHLYVVYDTSAAPNEIWIDGVRQAQSWDNPILNPVKNLIYFGRSDSIQKEFSYFVGRLDDISIYTCPLDTSEIQALYRTGSVFNYYYSWSTGDTMPAIAEAPKTSTTYYAYVTDSLNYCVDSITVTVNPELKLDLEQIDMGCPGEKKATMLAHVSGGTAPYLIEWDKMILYLQGDTLALGLTDSVDYSITVTDTVRCKIEKDFQVDAKPLPQVEFTYLPEEVYFQNPVVTFTSKTTDASTWYWTFGKDLTSILENPVQTFPAVDSYDVTLRVTGNNGCIDSLTQIIEVKEVQLVIPNIFTPNGDGINDTFVITDLDKYLGNSIVIYNRWGKKVYEKNNYISGEWDGGNLSDGTYYFVLKCIGYFSNDEFKGTINIFKAPLR is encoded by the coding sequence ATGAAGAAAGTATATCTACTGTTTATTTTGCTTACTGGTTATATATTAACGCAAGGTCAGACTCCCCTTATTGATACGGTTAATATTTACTCCGTCGATACGGCAATGTTCTGTACGACCGACAGTGTGTTTGTGTATGCAGACACCGGTTATGTCTCCTATTCCTGGAATACTGGTGATACTACAAGTGGAATTTGGGTGTTTGAAACAGACACATATAAGGTGACATTTGACAGTGCTGGGAGCGTCGTCAATGATTCCGTATATATCAATCTCATTAGCGGTAGGATCATCCAGAATGATACCCTGATCTGCTATGGTGATTCCATTACTCTTAATGTAAAGCAGAAATTGCCTGATTGCCTGATAGCCTATTATCCATTCAATGGAAACTCAAATGACGAGAGCGGGAATGGTTACCATTTATATCCTTTTGGTGCCGTGCTTGTCACCGACAGGTTCGGCCATCCCAACAGTGCTTTTAGCTTTAACGGGGTCGACAGCTATATGATAGGATCCATCGGTTTGCGCACCGGTAGCCTAGCTTTTGCACTCTGGTTCCGTGCACCTGACACAAGCAACTGGTACCCTGAGAACATGTTCCCTACAATTTTTGATTACAGCAATGGACAATTGCGCACTTCAATATTAGGTTTATATCCCGATTTCATTAATGGTGACAAGGTGGGACGGATAAGTGTGGACCATTATGAAGGCGATGGATCACCAAATAATTTTCAGTTTGAAACGGTTACCAAGCCTGAATTCGCTGAGTGGCATCATCTGTATGTGGTCTATGATACCAGTGCTGCACCCAATGAGATATGGATTGACGGTGTGAGGCAGGCCCAGTCGTGGGATAATCCGATTCTGAATCCGGTGAAGAACCTGATCTATTTTGGCCGCAGCGATAGCATCCAGAAAGAATTTTCCTATTTTGTCGGACGCCTGGATGATATCAGCATTTATACCTGCCCGTTGGATACCAGTGAGATACAGGCTTTGTACCGGACAGGATCTGTTTTTAATTATTATTATAGCTGGAGCACAGGTGATACCATGCCGGCCATAGCCGAGGCTCCCAAAACATCTACCACCTATTATGCTTATGTTACCGACAGTTTAAATTATTGCGTCGACAGCATCACTGTGACAGTTAATCCGGAGTTAAAACTTGATCTTGAACAGATTGACATGGGGTGTCCGGGTGAGAAAAAAGCCACCATGCTGGCTCACGTGAGTGGAGGTACAGCTCCCTATCTTATTGAGTGGGATAAGATGATCCTTTATCTTCAGGGCGACACGCTGGCACTGGGACTTACTGATAGTGTGGATTATTCAATTACGGTGACCGACACCGTACGATGTAAAATAGAAAAGGACTTTCAGGTGGATGCCAAACCGTTACCCCAGGTTGAATTTACCTATCTTCCCGAAGAGGTATATTTCCAGAATCCTGTTGTCACATTCACCAGTAAAACCACCGATGCCAGCACATGGTACTGGACTTTCGGTAAAGACTTGACATCCATCCTTGAGAACCCCGTTCAAACTTTTCCTGCTGTCGATAGCTATGATGTCACACTCAGGGTGACCGGCAATAACGGATGCATCGATTCCCTGACGCAGATCATTGAAGTTAAAGAAGTTCAGCTTGTGATTCCAAATATATTTACTCCCAATGGCGATGGAATAAATGATACATTCGTCATCACTGACCTGGATAAATACCTAGGCAATTCCATTGTCATCTATAACCGGTGGGGTAAGAAGGTCTATGAGAAAAATAATTATATCAGCGGGGAATGGGATGGTGGAAATCTTTCCGATGGCACCTACTACTTTGTGTTGAAATGTATTGGTTATTTCAGTAATGATGAATTTAAAGGCACAATAAATATTTTCAAGGCGCCACTCAGGTGA
- the clpB gene encoding ATP-dependent chaperone ClpB — protein sequence MNYNNFTIKSQEAIQKAQEIAQAYQQQAIETAHILKAMLAVDDTVLPFLLKKMDVDLPMMAQSLEKTITTFPKVAGGEQYLSGDASKALQKSGSYLKEFGDEFITLEHLLLGILAGHDTAARLLKDSGVNEKDLLKAIRELRKGSAVKSQTAEETYNALNKYARNLNEMARSGKLDPVIGRDEEIRRILQILSRRTKNNPILIGEPGVGKTAIAEGLAHRIINGDVPDNLTSKQIYSLDMAALIAGAKYKGEFEERLKSVVNEIIQSDGDIVLFIDEIHTLVGAGAGEGAMDAANILKPALAKGELRAIGATTLKEYQKYFEKDKALERRFQIVMVNEPDTMASISILRGLKERYETHHHVRIKDEAIIAAVELSQRYITDRFLPDKAIDLIDEAAAKLRLEINSVPESIDEIERKITQLEIEREAIKRENDPVKLKDLTAEIANLNDERKHLRAKWQSEKEVVENIQQCKNAIENYRYEAERAERDGDYGQVAELRYGKIKQAELELENFKKTLNEMQVDSALINEEVGAEEIAEIVSRWTGIPVTRMLQSEKEKLLNLENELHKRVVGQDEAISAISDAIRRSRAGLQDAKRPIGSFIFLGTTGVGKTELAKALAEFLFNDENSMVRMDMSEYQERHTVSRLIGAPPGYIGYEEGGQLTEKIRRKPYSVVLLDEIEKAHPDVFNILLQVLDEGRLTDNKGRTADFKNTVIIMTSNIGSQLIQENLQRMNDTNKEDLIREIRQNVFDLLRRSIRPEFLNRIDEIIMFNPLNRNEIRQIVVLQLEAVIHMLAKNDIGLRVTNKAVDLIAENGYDPQYGARPLKRLIQREILNELSRMILSGKVNKEKEIVVDIKDNKLIFSN from the coding sequence ATGAACTACAATAATTTCACGATAAAATCGCAGGAAGCCATTCAGAAAGCCCAGGAAATTGCCCAAGCCTACCAGCAGCAGGCGATAGAAACCGCACATATTTTAAAGGCCATGCTGGCTGTTGATGACACTGTACTGCCGTTCCTGCTGAAGAAGATGGATGTCGACTTACCCATGATGGCACAGTCTCTGGAAAAAACCATTACCACTTTTCCGAAGGTGGCCGGCGGCGAGCAATATCTATCAGGTGATGCTTCCAAAGCACTCCAGAAATCGGGTAGCTACCTTAAAGAATTCGGTGACGAATTCATAACGCTCGAGCATTTATTACTGGGGATACTGGCAGGTCACGACACCGCAGCCCGCCTGCTTAAAGATTCCGGTGTGAATGAAAAAGACCTGTTAAAGGCTATCCGGGAACTGCGAAAAGGGTCGGCAGTTAAAAGCCAGACAGCGGAGGAGACCTATAATGCGCTGAATAAATATGCACGTAATCTGAATGAAATGGCGCGTTCCGGTAAACTTGACCCAGTTATTGGAAGAGATGAGGAGATTAGGCGGATACTCCAGATCTTATCGCGAAGGACAAAAAACAATCCAATTCTCATCGGGGAGCCCGGAGTTGGTAAAACTGCCATCGCTGAAGGTCTTGCCCACAGGATCATCAATGGCGATGTACCTGATAACCTCACATCCAAGCAGATCTATTCACTCGATATGGCCGCACTGATCGCCGGTGCTAAATATAAAGGTGAGTTTGAGGAACGGTTGAAAAGCGTCGTAAATGAAATCATACAATCCGACGGCGATATTGTTTTATTCATTGATGAAATACACACACTGGTTGGTGCCGGTGCCGGTGAAGGCGCCATGGACGCTGCCAATATCCTTAAACCTGCTCTGGCGAAAGGTGAGTTAAGGGCCATTGGTGCCACAACTCTCAAGGAATATCAAAAGTATTTTGAAAAAGATAAGGCTCTCGAACGGCGATTCCAGATCGTCATGGTTAATGAACCGGATACCATGGCTTCGATCTCCATACTCAGGGGATTGAAAGAGAGATATGAAACGCACCACCATGTCCGTATCAAGGATGAAGCCATTATTGCTGCTGTCGAATTGTCGCAGCGCTATATAACTGACCGGTTCCTACCGGATAAAGCCATCGACCTCATCGATGAAGCGGCGGCAAAATTAAGGCTTGAGATCAATTCAGTTCCTGAATCCATAGATGAAATTGAGAGGAAGATCACCCAGCTTGAAATCGAACGTGAAGCGATCAAAAGAGAAAATGACCCGGTTAAACTTAAGGATCTCACAGCCGAAATAGCCAATCTCAACGATGAACGCAAACATCTGAGAGCCAAATGGCAATCGGAAAAAGAAGTGGTGGAAAACATACAGCAGTGTAAAAATGCGATTGAAAATTATAGATATGAAGCTGAGCGGGCTGAACGCGATGGCGATTATGGCCAGGTTGCCGAATTGAGGTATGGTAAGATAAAACAGGCAGAACTTGAGCTAGAAAACTTCAAGAAAACGCTCAATGAGATGCAGGTCGATTCTGCACTGATTAATGAAGAGGTTGGCGCCGAGGAAATAGCCGAAATTGTATCACGATGGACAGGAATACCTGTTACCAGAATGTTACAAAGTGAAAAAGAAAAATTGCTGAATCTTGAGAATGAGCTGCACAAACGCGTTGTCGGGCAGGATGAAGCTATAAGTGCCATTTCCGATGCCATCCGCCGCAGCCGTGCCGGCTTACAGGATGCCAAAAGGCCCATAGGCTCCTTCATTTTCCTCGGCACTACGGGTGTCGGAAAAACTGAACTGGCTAAAGCTTTGGCAGAATTCCTATTTAATGATGAAAACTCCATGGTCCGCATGGATATGTCGGAGTATCAGGAACGCCATACCGTGTCACGTCTGATCGGCGCTCCGCCAGGTTATATCGGCTATGAAGAAGGTGGTCAGTTAACCGAAAAGATCAGACGGAAACCCTATTCCGTCGTTCTGCTGGATGAAATTGAAAAGGCTCATCCCGATGTCTTTAATATCCTTCTCCAGGTTCTCGATGAAGGACGACTCACCGATAACAAAGGACGGACAGCGGATTTCAAGAATACGGTCATCATTATGACGTCGAATATCGGATCGCAACTGATACAGGAAAATCTCCAAAGAATGAACGATACAAACAAGGAGGACCTTATCAGAGAAATCCGTCAAAATGTATTTGACCTCCTCAGACGCTCGATAAGGCCTGAATTCCTGAACAGAATCGACGAAATAATCATGTTCAATCCCTTGAACCGAAATGAGATACGACAGATAGTCGTCCTGCAACTGGAGGCTGTGATTCACATGCTTGCAAAAAATGATATCGGATTAAGGGTCACCAATAAAGCTGTGGATCTCATAGCAGAAAATGGTTACGATCCGCAATACGGCGCCAGACCGCTGAAACGTCTGATCCAGCGCGAGATACTTAATGAGCTTTCGAGGATGATACTGTCAGGAAAAGTGAATAAAGAAAAGGAAATCGTTGTTGATATTAAGGACAATAAGCTAATATTCAGTAATTAA
- the recR gene encoding recombination mediator RecR: MTLSSKLLEEAVNALAKLPGIGRKTALRLALFLLNEEKKDVEAFTTAISKMREEILHCKICHNISDNDICQICSSPKRNKTQLCVVMDTRDVMAIENTSQYNGVYHVLGGIISPIEGIGPHDLTIDDLEMKVTADPVEEIILALPTTIEGDTTCFYIYKRLKEHDVKISTIARGIAVGDELEYADEVTLGRSILNRTPYINILMK, from the coding sequence ATGACCCTGTCGTCTAAACTTCTGGAAGAGGCTGTCAATGCTTTGGCAAAGCTGCCCGGTATTGGAAGAAAAACGGCTTTGCGGCTGGCTTTATTTCTTCTTAATGAAGAAAAAAAAGATGTGGAAGCCTTTACGACGGCTATTTCTAAGATGCGGGAAGAAATCTTGCATTGCAAAATATGTCATAACATTTCCGACAATGATATCTGCCAGATATGTTCGAGTCCCAAACGCAATAAGACCCAGTTATGCGTGGTTATGGACACACGGGATGTAATGGCTATTGAGAATACTTCACAATACAATGGTGTTTACCATGTTCTGGGAGGCATCATATCTCCTATTGAGGGGATAGGTCCCCATGATCTGACCATTGATGACCTTGAGATGAAGGTGACCGCGGATCCTGTTGAGGAGATCATCCTTGCGCTACCGACCACCATTGAAGGCGACACCACCTGCTTTTACATTTATAAACGCTTAAAAGAGCATGACGTAAAAATTTCGACCATTGCACGTGGTATTGCAGTCGGCGATGAGTTGGAATATGCTGATGAAGTGACACTGGGACGCTCAATCCTCAATCGCACGCCTTATATAAATATATTGATGAAATGA
- a CDS encoding redox-sensing transcriptional repressor Rex yields MKKLPDKTVERLSQYRRALLIWNASHKQHIFSHELAGLLHITPVQVRRDIMLIGYTGTLRKGYDVKELIDLIGRIIDTEEGINACVVGIGNLGRAIIRYFSGKRTKLSIIAAFDTNTDKVGRNFTGVPCYHPDRLAEIIEKENIRIAILTVPAEVAASVANTMVNAGIKGIINYTPTALNVDEDIYLGEYDMITSLEKAAYFVKMNSLP; encoded by the coding sequence ATGAAGAAATTACCAGATAAGACTGTGGAACGCCTTAGTCAATACAGGCGTGCATTATTGATATGGAATGCCAGCCATAAGCAGCATATATTTTCGCATGAACTGGCCGGTTTGTTGCATATCACGCCTGTACAGGTCAGACGGGACATAATGCTAATAGGATATACAGGGACTTTGCGGAAAGGCTATGATGTAAAAGAACTTATTGATCTTATCGGTAGGATTATTGATACGGAGGAAGGGATCAACGCCTGTGTGGTTGGCATCGGTAACCTCGGTCGGGCTATTATACGCTATTTCAGCGGAAAACGAACAAAATTATCCATCATTGCTGCCTTTGATACCAATACCGACAAGGTTGGCCGCAACTTCACCGGCGTGCCCTGTTATCATCCCGACAGGCTGGCCGAGATCATTGAAAAAGAAAATATCCGCATTGCCATATTAACTGTACCGGCCGAAGTTGCTGCATCGGTGGCCAATACCATGGTTAATGCCGGAATCAAAGGTATTATCAATTACACTCCCACTGCTCTTAATGTTGATGAAGATATCTATCTTGGAGAATATGACATGATTACGTCACTGGAAAAAGCCGCCTACTTCGTTAAAATGAATTCCCTGCCCTGA
- a CDS encoding DUF4440 domain-containing protein, whose product MKLITRIFFIIISLSFFLACSNRADIQKETETLLQADRDFSNVSREKGMKASFLEHISDDCVLLRAQQKPIEGRTAIEATFARFSDENSILTWEPLKAVVSESGDLGYTYGIWESKLKDTTGLVFKGTYLSIWKKNADGKWKVVLDTGNPGIK is encoded by the coding sequence ATGAAATTAATAACACGGATTTTTTTTATCATCATTTCATTGTCCTTTTTTTTAGCCTGCTCGAACCGTGCAGATATTCAGAAAGAGACTGAAACCCTGCTGCAGGCCGACAGAGACTTCTCCAACGTTTCAAGGGAGAAGGGGATGAAAGCATCTTTCCTTGAGCATATTTCGGACGACTGCGTCCTGCTGCGTGCACAGCAAAAACCCATTGAAGGTCGAACAGCCATTGAGGCCACTTTCGCCAGGTTTTCAGATGAAAATTCTATATTGACATGGGAGCCGCTGAAAGCAGTTGTCTCAGAATCGGGAGATCTCGGTTACACCTATGGTATCTGGGAATCAAAACTCAAAGATACAACAGGTCTTGTTTTCAAGGGTACCTATCTGTCAATCTGGAAGAAAAATGCCGATGGAAAATGGAAAGTCGTCCTGGATACAGGCAATCCTGGAATTAAATGA
- a CDS encoding toxin-antitoxin system YwqK family antitoxin, producing the protein MINRMIFPIILLISGLCVTLKAQSVDTLNRTDQNGKKQGYWRKYEKDTLKYEGFFKDDKPVGEFKYYYGNGRLKALMYYLDNDFRRSEMYHPNGIKMGQGNYSGNHKDSTWLYYNEAGTLVSEEFYRNGMRSGVWKTFYPNDTVSEEISYDNDLRQGPWRQYYPEGEKKLEGNYAADKKDGLFIMFYPNKQVLLSGKYLNDDREGEWSYYIENGSLQKKRIYKGGFLTSEVIYIETEE; encoded by the coding sequence ATGATTAATAGGATGATTTTTCCGATCATTTTACTTATATCCGGGTTATGTGTCACCTTAAAAGCACAATCCGTCGATACATTAAACCGGACGGATCAGAATGGCAAAAAGCAGGGCTATTGGAGGAAGTATGAAAAGGATACCCTGAAGTATGAAGGTTTTTTCAAGGATGACAAGCCTGTCGGGGAATTCAAGTATTATTACGGCAATGGCCGGTTAAAAGCGCTGATGTACTACCTGGATAATGATTTCCGCCGGTCGGAGATGTATCATCCCAATGGTATAAAGATGGGCCAGGGTAATTACAGCGGAAATCATAAAGACAGCACTTGGCTCTATTACAATGAGGCTGGTACCCTGGTGTCGGAGGAATTTTACCGGAATGGCATGCGATCAGGTGTCTGGAAAACTTTTTACCCCAATGACACCGTTTCCGAAGAAATCTCCTATGACAATGACCTGAGGCAGGGTCCATGGCGACAATATTATCCTGAAGGTGAGAAGAAACTGGAAGGGAATTATGCCGCCGATAAAAAGGACGGACTTTTTATCATGTTCTATCCAAACAAACAGGTACTTCTTTCCGGCAAGTACCTGAATGATGACCGTGAGGGAGAATGGTCTTATTATATTGAAAACGGTTCCTTACAAAAGAAAAGAATATACAAGGGCGGATTTCTAACTAGTGAGGTGATCTACATCGAAACAGAGGAATGA